One window of Papaver somniferum cultivar HN1 unplaced genomic scaffold, ASM357369v1 unplaced-scaffold_5, whole genome shotgun sequence genomic DNA carries:
- the LOC113342901 gene encoding major latex protein 15-like yields the protein MAHHGVSGLVGKLVTELEVHCNADAYYKIFKHQEDVPKAMPHLYTGGKVISGDATRSGCIKEWNYILEGKALIAVEETTHDDETRTLTHRITGGDLTKDYKKFVKIVEVNPKPNGHGSIVTVSLVYEKMNEGSPTPFNYLQFVHQTIVGLNSHICAS from the exons ATGGCGCATCATGGTGTTTCAGGTCTAGTTGGGAAACTTGTAACTGAATTGGAGGTCCATTGCAATGCTGACGCATACTATAAAATCTTTAAGCACCAAGAAGATGTACCAAAGGCAATGCCTCATCTTTACACTGGCGGGAAAGTTATCAGTGGAGATGCAACCCGTTCTGGTTGTATCAAGGAATGGAACTACATTCTTG AGGGTAAGGCGCTGATCGCAGTGGAGGAAACAACACATGACGATGAAACAAGGACCTTAACACACCGCATAACTGGAGGAGACTTGACAAAGGATTACAAAAAGTTCGTTAAGATcgttgaagttaatccaaagcCTAATGGACATGGAAGCATTGTGACTGTATCCCTTGTGTATGAGAAAATGAACGAGGGTTCTCCAACTCCCTTTAATTATCTACAATTTGTCCATCAGACCATTGTAGGCTTGAATTCTCACATCTGCGCTTCTTAG